One Obesumbacterium proteus DNA window includes the following coding sequences:
- the cmk gene encoding (d)CMP kinase — translation MTAIAPVITVDGPSGAGKGTLCKALAESLGWCLLDSGAIYRVLALAALHRQVDITSEEALVPLAAHLDVRFVAQDGQLQVILEGEDVSNEIRTESVGSTASQAAAFPRVREALLRRQRAFREFPGLIADGRDMGTVVFPDAPVKIFLDASSEERARRRMLQLQEKGFSVNFERLLDEIKERDYRDRNRSVAPLVPAQDALMLDSTQMSIEQVIEKALAYAKQTLQLSAE, via the coding sequence ATGACGGCAATAGCTCCGGTAATTACCGTTGACGGGCCGAGTGGTGCGGGTAAAGGGACTTTGTGTAAAGCGTTGGCTGAATCTTTGGGTTGGTGTCTTTTAGACTCCGGCGCGATTTATCGCGTTCTTGCCCTGGCTGCGTTGCATCGTCAAGTCGATATTACGTCTGAAGAGGCTCTGGTGCCATTGGCTGCGCATCTTGACGTGCGTTTCGTTGCGCAGGATGGGCAGTTACAGGTCATCCTTGAAGGCGAAGATGTGAGCAATGAAATTCGCACTGAATCAGTGGGTAGCACCGCGTCTCAGGCCGCTGCGTTTCCGCGAGTAAGAGAAGCGTTGCTGCGTCGTCAGCGCGCGTTCCGTGAGTTCCCTGGTCTTATCGCCGACGGTCGTGATATGGGCACCGTGGTTTTTCCTGATGCGCCGGTTAAGATTTTTCTTGATGCTAGCTCTGAGGAGCGTGCTCGTCGACGCATGCTTCAGTTGCAGGAGAAGGGCTTTAGTGTTAACTTTGAACGCCTTTTGGACGAAATAAAAGAACGCGACTATCGCGATCGTAATCGTTCGGTGGCACCGCTTGTTCCTGCGCAGGATGCGCTCATGCTGGATTCAACCCAGATGTCTATCGAACAAGTGATTGAAAAAGCACTGGCTTATGCCAAGCAGACATTACAACTTTCTGCCGAGTAG
- the pflB gene encoding formate C-acetyltransferase, whose product MSELNEKQAAAWEGFTKGDWQNEVNVRDFIQKNYTPYEGDESFLAGATQATTNLWDKVMDGIKIENRTHAPVDFDTNVAATITSHDAGYISKDLEQIVGLQTDAPLKRALIPFGGIKMVEGSCKVYGRELDPMIKKIFTEYRKTHNQGVFDVYTKDILNCRKSGVLTGLPDAYGRGRIIGDYRRIAVYGIDFLMKDKYAQFQSLQTKLENGEDLEATIRLREEIADQHRALGQIKEMAAKYGCDISAPAKNAKEAVQWTYFGYLAAVKSQNGAAMSFGRVSSFLDIYIERDLQEGKLTEEEAQELIDHLVMKLRMVRFLRTPEYDELFSGDPIWATESLAGMGLDGRTLVTKNSFRFLNTLYTMGPSPEPNMTILWSEKLPLAFKKFAAKVSIDTSSVQYENDDLMRPDFNNDDYAIACCVSPMIVGKQMQFFGARANLAKTMLYAINGGVDEKLKMQVGPKEAPMMDTVLDYDKVMERMDHFMDWLAKQYVTALNTIHYMHDKYSYEASLMALHDRDVYRTMACGIAGLSVAADSLSAIKYAKVSTIRDEDGLAIDFDIEGEYPQFGNNDPRVDDIACDLVERFMKKIQKLTTYRNAVPTQSVLTITSNVVYGKKTGNTPDGRRAGAPFGPGANPMHGRDQKGAVASLTSVAKLPFAYAKDGISYTFSIVPNALGKDDEVRKANLAGLMDGYFHHEASIEGGQHLNVNVMNREMLLDAMENPEKYPQLTIRVSGYAVRFNSLTKEQQQDVITRTFTQSM is encoded by the coding sequence ATGTCCGAGCTTAATGAAAAACAAGCAGCCGCATGGGAAGGTTTCACTAAAGGCGACTGGCAGAATGAAGTCAACGTTCGTGATTTCATCCAGAAAAACTACACCCCATATGAAGGTGACGAATCCTTCCTGGCTGGCGCTACTCAAGCGACGACCAACCTGTGGGATAAAGTCATGGACGGTATCAAAATTGAAAACCGTACCCATGCGCCGGTTGATTTCGATACCAACGTAGCTGCAACCATCACCTCTCATGATGCTGGCTACATCAGCAAAGACCTGGAACAAATCGTTGGTCTGCAAACTGATGCGCCTCTGAAACGTGCTCTGATTCCGTTCGGCGGCATCAAGATGGTTGAAGGTTCATGTAAAGTTTACGGTCGTGAACTTGATCCAATGATCAAGAAAATCTTCACCGAATACCGTAAAACTCACAACCAGGGCGTGTTTGACGTTTACACCAAAGACATCCTGAACTGCCGTAAATCTGGTGTTCTGACTGGTCTGCCAGATGCGTATGGCCGTGGCCGTATCATCGGTGACTATCGTCGTATCGCCGTTTACGGTATCGACTTCCTGATGAAAGACAAATACGCTCAGTTCCAATCACTGCAGACCAAACTGGAAAACGGTGAAGATCTGGAAGCGACTATTCGTCTGCGTGAAGAAATTGCTGACCAGCATCGCGCTCTGGGCCAGATCAAAGAAATGGCTGCCAAATATGGCTGCGATATCTCTGCTCCAGCTAAAAACGCAAAAGAAGCTGTACAGTGGACTTACTTCGGCTACCTGGCTGCGGTTAAATCTCAGAACGGTGCTGCAATGTCCTTCGGTCGTGTATCCAGCTTCCTGGATATCTACATCGAACGTGACCTGCAAGAAGGCAAACTGACTGAAGAAGAAGCTCAGGAACTGATTGACCATCTGGTTATGAAACTGCGTATGGTTCGCTTCCTGCGTACTCCAGAATATGATGAACTGTTCTCTGGTGACCCAATCTGGGCAACAGAATCCCTGGCTGGTATGGGTCTGGACGGTCGTACTCTGGTTACCAAAAACAGCTTCCGTTTCCTGAACACCCTGTACACCATGGGTCCATCTCCAGAGCCAAACATGACCATCCTGTGGTCTGAAAAACTGCCTCTGGCGTTCAAGAAATTTGCGGCTAAAGTTTCCATCGATACCTCATCTGTACAGTATGAGAACGATGACCTGATGCGCCCTGACTTCAACAATGATGACTACGCAATTGCTTGCTGCGTAAGCCCAATGATTGTTGGTAAGCAAATGCAGTTCTTCGGTGCTCGTGCAAACTTGGCTAAAACCATGCTGTACGCAATCAACGGCGGCGTTGATGAAAAACTGAAAATGCAGGTTGGCCCGAAAGAAGCTCCAATGATGGATACCGTACTGGACTATGACAAAGTCATGGAACGTATGGACCACTTCATGGATTGGCTGGCTAAGCAGTATGTGACCGCGCTGAACACCATCCATTACATGCATGACAAGTACAGCTACGAAGCATCCCTGATGGCTCTGCATGACCGTGACGTATATCGTACTATGGCATGTGGTATCGCAGGTCTGTCTGTTGCTGCTGACTCCCTGTCTGCAATCAAATATGCGAAAGTTTCTACTATCCGTGACGAAGATGGCCTGGCTATCGACTTCGACATCGAAGGTGAATACCCGCAGTTTGGTAACAACGACCCACGCGTCGATGATATCGCTTGTGACCTGGTAGAACGTTTCATGAAGAAAATTCAGAAACTGACTACTTACCGCAACGCAGTTCCTACTCAGTCTGTTCTGACCATCACCTCTAACGTGGTTTATGGTAAGAAAACGGGTAACACCCCAGATGGTCGTCGCGCAGGCGCTCCATTCGGTCCAGGTGCTAACCCAATGCACGGCCGTGACCAGAAAGGTGCTGTAGCCTCTCTGACCTCCGTTGCTAAACTGCCGTTTGCTTACGCTAAAGATGGTATTTCTTATACCTTCTCTATCGTTCCTAACGCTCTGGGTAAAGACGACGAAGTTCGTAAAGCTAACTTGGCTGGCCTGATGGATGGTTATTTCCACCACGAAGCTAGCATCGAAGGTGGTCAACACCTGAACGTTAACGTTATGAACCGCGAAATGCTGTTAGACGCGATGGAAAACCCTGAGAAATATCCTCAGCTGACCATCCGTGTATCTGGCTACGCTGTACGCTTCAACTCTTTGACCAAAGAACAGCAGCAGGACGTAATTACTCGTACTTTCACTCAGTCCATGTAA
- the ycaO gene encoding 30S ribosomal protein S12 methylthiotransferase accessory factor YcaO gives MTQTYIPGKDAALEDSIARFQQQLTDLGFNIEEASWLNPVPHVWSVHIRDRDCPLCFTNGKGASKKAALASALGEYFERLSTNYFFADFYLGREIAQGDFVHYPNEKWFPVPADDSLPEGILDERLHAFYNPEGDVGAQDLIDLQSGNVDRGICALPFTRQSDQQTVYIPMNIIGNLYVSNGMSAGNTRNEARVQGLSEVFERYVKNRIIAESISLPEIPAEVLNRYPEVVEAIAKLEQEGFPILSYDASLGGQYPVICVVLFNPANGTCFASFGAHPDFGVALERTVTELLQGRSLKDLDVFTAPTFDDEEVGEHANLETHFIDSSGLISWDMFKQDADYDFADWSFKGTTEEEFSTLMSIFEQEDKEVYIADYEHLDVYACRIIVPGMSDIYPAEDLLLANNSMGAHLRTQLLQLPASNLTKEEYLQIIEQLDDEGLDDFTRVRELLGIATGKDNGWYTLRVGELKAMLALAGGDLEQALTWTEWTQDFNASVFSPERANFYRCLQTLLLLSMEEERDPAQYYQAFSRMYGAETLEAASAIIAGEERFYGLPAIDDDLKALPAHQALLQAYQKLQAAKRRYWSK, from the coding sequence ATGACGCAGACCTATATTCCCGGCAAAGATGCCGCGCTGGAAGATTCCATTGCACGCTTCCAACAGCAATTGACCGATCTTGGGTTCAATATTGAAGAAGCCTCTTGGCTAAACCCTGTTCCACATGTTTGGTCTGTACACATCCGCGACCGTGATTGCCCGCTTTGTTTTACTAACGGCAAAGGCGCCAGCAAAAAAGCTGCGCTGGCCTCGGCGCTGGGTGAATATTTTGAGCGCTTGTCGACCAACTATTTCTTTGCTGATTTCTACCTTGGCCGTGAAATTGCGCAAGGGGACTTCGTTCACTATCCAAATGAGAAGTGGTTCCCTGTTCCTGCCGACGACAGCCTGCCTGAAGGCATCTTAGATGAGCGTTTGCACGCATTTTACAACCCTGAAGGTGATGTAGGCGCGCAGGATCTTATCGATCTGCAATCCGGTAATGTCGATCGCGGTATCTGCGCGCTGCCGTTTACCCGCCAGTCCGATCAGCAAACTGTCTACATCCCAATGAATATCATTGGCAACCTGTACGTTTCAAACGGCATGTCTGCGGGCAACACCCGCAACGAAGCACGCGTACAAGGTTTGTCTGAAGTTTTCGAACGTTACGTAAAAAACCGAATCATTGCAGAATCCATCAGCCTGCCAGAAATTCCTGCCGAGGTTTTAAACCGCTATCCAGAAGTGGTTGAAGCTATTGCAAAATTAGAGCAGGAAGGCTTCCCTATTCTGTCCTACGATGCTTCGCTCGGTGGTCAATATCCAGTTATCTGCGTTGTGCTATTCAACCCAGCCAACGGCACCTGTTTTGCCTCTTTCGGCGCCCATCCGGACTTTGGCGTCGCATTAGAGCGTACAGTGACTGAGCTGCTGCAAGGCCGCAGCCTGAAAGATCTCGATGTCTTTACCGCCCCTACCTTTGATGACGAAGAAGTCGGCGAGCATGCCAACCTTGAAACCCACTTCATCGATTCAAGCGGTCTAATTTCTTGGGATATGTTTAAGCAAGACGCCGATTATGACTTTGCCGATTGGTCGTTTAAAGGTACCACCGAGGAAGAGTTCAGCACTTTAATGAGTATCTTCGAACAAGAAGATAAAGAAGTTTACATTGCAGATTATGAACATCTTGATGTTTATGCCTGCCGCATCATCGTTCCGGGCATGTCCGATATCTATCCTGCCGAAGATTTGCTGTTAGCCAACAACAGCATGGGCGCGCACTTACGTACTCAGCTACTTCAGTTGCCAGCGTCCAATCTGACGAAAGAAGAGTATTTACAGATCATCGAACAGCTCGATGACGAAGGCCTTGACGATTTCACCCGTGTACGCGAACTGCTCGGTATCGCAACCGGTAAAGACAACGGCTGGTATACCCTGCGCGTGGGCGAATTGAAGGCGATGTTGGCATTAGCGGGCGGAGATTTAGAGCAAGCGCTGACATGGACCGAATGGACTCAGGATTTCAATGCCTCAGTATTCAGCCCAGAACGCGCCAACTTCTACCGCTGTCTGCAAACCTTGCTGCTATTAAGCATGGAAGAAGAACGCGATCCTGCGCAGTACTATCAGGCATTCAGCCGCATGTATGGCGCAGAAACCCTCGAAGCCGCTTCGGCGATTATCGCCGGAGAAGAACGTTTCTATGGTCTTCCTGCGATTGACGACGATTTGAAAGCCCTCCCTGCGCATCAAGCGCTGCTACAGGCGTATCAAAAACTTCAGGCCGCAAAACGCCGTTATTGGTCTAAATAA
- the ansB gene encoding L-asparaginase 2: MKLVKVSLLALLVSGFSGAAFALPNVTILATGGTIAGGGDSATKSNYTAGKVGVESLVDAVPQLKDIANIKGEQVVSIGSQDMNDDVWLKLAKKINADCNKTDGFVITHGTDTMEETAYFLDLTVKCDKPVVMVGAMRPSTAMSADGPFNLYNAVVTAADPASAKRGVLVAMNDTVLDGRDVTKTNTTGVQTFQAVNYGPLGYIHNGKVDYQRSPERKHTTQTPFDVSKLTSLPKVGIVYNYANASDLPAKALLEAGYQGIVSAGVGNGNLYKSIFDTLATAAHNGVAVVRSSRVPSGSTTEDAEIDDVKYGFVASGTLNPQKARVLLQLALTQTKDPKQIQQMFNQY; the protein is encoded by the coding sequence ATGAAGTTGGTCAAAGTAAGTTTGCTAGCGCTGTTGGTTTCAGGATTTAGTGGCGCGGCTTTTGCGTTGCCTAATGTCACCATTTTGGCAACGGGCGGGACTATTGCCGGGGGCGGTGACTCAGCAACAAAATCAAATTATACCGCCGGGAAAGTGGGCGTAGAGTCTTTGGTTGATGCAGTGCCTCAGCTGAAAGATATCGCTAACATCAAAGGTGAGCAGGTAGTCAGCATCGGTTCGCAGGATATGAATGACGATGTATGGCTAAAACTTGCCAAAAAAATCAACGCTGACTGTAACAAAACCGATGGATTCGTGATTACTCACGGCACGGATACCATGGAAGAAACGGCTTACTTCCTCGATTTAACCGTAAAATGCGATAAGCCTGTGGTCATGGTTGGCGCGATGCGTCCATCAACAGCCATGAGCGCCGACGGTCCATTCAACCTGTATAACGCCGTTGTCACCGCTGCCGATCCGGCTTCTGCCAAACGTGGTGTGCTGGTGGCGATGAACGATACCGTGCTGGATGGTCGTGATGTGACTAAAACAAACACCACCGGCGTGCAAACATTCCAAGCGGTTAACTACGGCCCATTGGGATACATTCACAATGGCAAAGTGGACTATCAACGCTCGCCTGAGCGCAAACACACCACGCAAACACCATTTGACGTAAGCAAGTTAACCTCATTGCCAAAAGTTGGCATTGTGTATAACTACGCTAACGCGTCGGATCTGCCTGCTAAGGCACTGCTTGAAGCAGGATATCAAGGGATTGTGAGTGCGGGTGTTGGCAACGGCAATCTGTACAAATCTATCTTTGATACTTTAGCTACAGCGGCGCATAACGGCGTAGCCGTGGTGCGTTCATCACGCGTTCCTTCTGGCTCAACCACGGAAGACGCTGAAATTGATGACGTGAAATATGGCTTTGTAGCGTCAGGCACGCTCAATCCGCAAAAAGCACGCGTCTTGCTTCAATTGGCTCTGACACAAACTAAAGATCCAAAACAGATCCAGCAGATGTTTAATCAGTACTAA
- the rpsA gene encoding 30S ribosomal protein S1 codes for MTESFAQLFEESLKTIETRPGSIVRGVVVAIDKDIVLVDAGLKSESAIPAEQFKNAQGELEIQVGDEVDVALDAVEDGFGETQLSREKAKRHEAWITLEKAYEEAATVTGVINGKVKGGFTVELNGIRAFLPGSLVDVRPVRDTLHLEGKELEFKVIKLDQKRNNVVVSRRAVIESENSAERDQLLENLQEGMEVKGIVKNLTDYGAFVDLGGVDGLLHITDMAWKRVKHPSEIVNVGDEITVKVLKFDRERTRVSLGLKQLGEDPWVAIAKRYPEGTKLTGRVTNLTDYGCFVEIEEGVEGLVHVSEMDWTNKNIHPSKVVNVGDVVEVMVLDIDEERRRISLGLKQCKSNPWQLFAETHNKGDRVEGKIKSITDFGIFIGLDGGIDGLVHLSDISWNVAGEEAVREYKKGDEIAAVVLQVDAERERISLGVKQLAEDPFNNYISMNKKGVIVTGKVTAVDAKGATVELADGVEGYLRASEASRDRVEDATLVLNVGDEVEAKFTGVDRKNRVVSLSVRAKDEADEKDAIAVVNNKQEDAPNFSNAMAEAFKAAKGE; via the coding sequence ATGACTGAATCTTTTGCTCAACTCTTTGAAGAATCCTTAAAAACAATCGAAACCCGCCCGGGTTCCATCGTTCGTGGCGTTGTTGTTGCTATCGACAAAGATATCGTACTGGTTGACGCCGGTCTGAAATCTGAGTCTGCAATCCCAGCAGAACAGTTCAAAAACGCACAGGGCGAACTGGAAATTCAGGTAGGCGACGAAGTTGATGTTGCTCTGGATGCAGTTGAAGACGGCTTCGGTGAAACTCAGCTGTCCCGTGAGAAAGCTAAGCGTCATGAAGCTTGGATCACGTTGGAAAAAGCTTACGAAGAAGCTGCAACTGTTACCGGCGTTATCAACGGTAAAGTTAAGGGTGGCTTCACTGTCGAGCTGAACGGTATCCGTGCATTCCTGCCAGGTTCTCTGGTAGACGTTCGTCCGGTACGTGACACTCTGCACCTCGAAGGCAAAGAGCTTGAGTTTAAAGTCATTAAGCTGGACCAGAAACGCAACAACGTTGTTGTTTCTCGTCGTGCCGTTATCGAATCTGAGAACAGCGCAGAACGCGATCAGCTGCTGGAAAACCTGCAAGAAGGTATGGAAGTTAAGGGTATCGTTAAGAACCTGACTGACTACGGCGCATTCGTTGATCTGGGCGGTGTTGACGGCCTGCTGCACATCACTGATATGGCTTGGAAACGCGTTAAGCACCCAAGCGAAATCGTGAATGTGGGCGACGAAATCACTGTTAAAGTGCTGAAGTTCGACCGCGAACGTACTCGTGTATCTCTGGGCCTGAAACAGCTGGGCGAAGATCCATGGGTAGCTATTGCTAAGCGTTATCCAGAAGGTACCAAACTGACTGGTCGCGTGACTAACCTGACTGATTACGGCTGCTTCGTAGAAATCGAAGAAGGCGTTGAAGGTCTGGTTCACGTTTCCGAAATGGATTGGACCAACAAAAACATCCACCCATCCAAAGTTGTTAACGTTGGTGATGTTGTGGAAGTTATGGTTCTGGATATCGACGAAGAACGTCGTCGTATCTCCCTGGGTCTGAAGCAGTGTAAATCTAACCCATGGCAGCTGTTCGCAGAAACCCACAACAAGGGCGACCGCGTTGAAGGTAAAATCAAGTCTATCACTGACTTCGGTATCTTCATCGGCCTGGACGGTGGCATCGATGGCCTGGTTCACCTGTCTGACATCTCCTGGAACGTTGCAGGCGAAGAAGCAGTTCGTGAATACAAGAAAGGCGACGAAATCGCAGCAGTTGTTCTGCAGGTTGATGCAGAGCGCGAGCGTATCTCCCTTGGCGTTAAACAACTGGCAGAAGATCCATTCAACAACTACATCTCTATGAATAAGAAAGGTGTAATTGTTACTGGTAAAGTAACTGCAGTTGACGCTAAAGGTGCTACAGTTGAATTAGCTGATGGCGTAGAAGGCTATCTGCGTGCTTCTGAAGCTTCCCGTGACCGCGTTGAAGATGCCACTCTGGTTCTGAACGTAGGCGACGAAGTTGAAGCTAAATTCACTGGCGTAGACCGCAAGAATCGCGTTGTAAGCCTGTCTGTACGTGCTAAAGACGAAGCTGATGAGAAAGATGCAATCGCTGTTGTTAACAACAAGCAGGAAGATGCACCTAACTTCTCTAACGCTATGGCTGAAGCATTCAAGGCAGCTAAAGGCGAATAA
- the focA gene encoding formate transporter FocA, with product MKADNPFDLLLPAAMAKVAEDAGVYKATKHPLKTFYLAITAGVFISIAFVFYITATTGTAGVPFGFAKLVGGICFSLGLMLVVVCGADLFTSTVLIVVAKASGRITWRQLGLNWLNVYVGNLIGALFFVALMWFAGEHMTANGAWGLNVLQTADHKLHHTFVEAVCLGILANLMVCLAVWMSYSGRSLMDKMFAMVLPVAMFVASGFEHSIANMFMIPLGIVIKNFAAPEFWQAIGAAPEQFSNLTVSHFITDNLIPVTIGNIIGGGLLVGLTYWVIYLRGGDKH from the coding sequence GTGAAAGCTGACAACCCCTTTGATCTACTACTACCAGCAGCAATGGCCAAAGTGGCCGAAGATGCTGGCGTTTATAAAGCCACTAAGCACCCGCTGAAGACTTTTTATTTAGCGATCACGGCTGGTGTCTTCATTTCTATTGCTTTCGTTTTCTACATTACCGCGACAACCGGCACTGCTGGTGTACCTTTTGGCTTTGCCAAGCTGGTTGGTGGTATCTGTTTCTCTCTTGGCCTGATGCTTGTTGTGGTTTGCGGGGCTGACCTGTTTACTTCAACCGTATTAATTGTCGTTGCCAAGGCCAGTGGGCGCATTACCTGGAGACAGTTAGGCCTCAACTGGTTAAATGTTTATGTTGGTAACCTGATTGGTGCACTTTTCTTTGTGGCACTGATGTGGTTTGCCGGCGAACACATGACAGCGAATGGCGCATGGGGTCTCAATGTGCTGCAAACAGCCGATCACAAATTGCATCATACGTTTGTTGAAGCCGTTTGCCTGGGGATCTTGGCCAACTTGATGGTTTGTCTCGCAGTTTGGATGAGCTATTCCGGCCGTAGCCTGATGGACAAAATGTTTGCAATGGTTTTACCGGTGGCCATGTTTGTGGCGAGCGGTTTTGAACATAGCATTGCAAATATGTTCATGATCCCATTAGGGATTGTGATTAAGAATTTCGCAGCGCCGGAGTTTTGGCAAGCCATTGGTGCTGCACCAGAACAGTTCTCAAACTTGACCGTTAGTCACTTTATTACCGATAACCTGATCCCTGTCACGATTGGGAACATCATCGGCGGTGGCTTACTGGTTGGTCTGACATACTGGGTTATTTATCTGCGCGGTGGCGATAAGCACTAA
- the serC gene encoding 3-phosphoserine/phosphohydroxythreonine transaminase: MTQVYNFSAGPAMMPVEVLRRAEQELCNWNGLGTSVMEISHRGKEFMQVAAQAEQDLRSLLKVPENYKILFCHGGARAQFAAVPLNLLGDNNSADYMDGGYWAHSAINEAQKYCTPNIVDIKTTDDNGLQAIKPMRDWALSDNAAYVHYCPNETIDGIAIDEEPDFGDKIVVADLSSTILSRPIDVSRYGVIYAGAQKNIGPAGITVVIVREDLLGKARQELPSILDYTVLAENDSMFNTPPTFAWYLSGMVFKWLKEQGGLVEMEKRNKAKADLLYSAIDRSDFYRNGVALQNRSRMNVPFQMANPALDPLFLQEAKAIGLVALKGHRVAGGMRASIYNAMSIDGVKALTDFMADFERRHG, from the coding sequence ATGACACAGGTGTACAATTTTAGTGCTGGCCCAGCAATGATGCCGGTAGAGGTATTGCGTCGTGCTGAACAAGAACTGTGTAACTGGAATGGCCTAGGCACTTCGGTCATGGAAATCAGCCACCGCGGCAAAGAGTTTATGCAGGTCGCGGCGCAGGCTGAACAAGATTTACGCTCTCTGCTGAAGGTTCCTGAGAACTACAAAATTCTATTCTGTCATGGCGGTGCGCGTGCGCAATTTGCCGCAGTTCCGTTAAATCTGCTCGGTGATAACAACTCAGCCGACTATATGGACGGCGGATACTGGGCGCATAGCGCTATCAATGAAGCGCAGAAATACTGCACGCCGAATATTGTTGATATAAAGACCACTGACGACAATGGCCTGCAAGCGATCAAACCAATGCGTGATTGGGCGCTGAGTGATAATGCTGCCTATGTGCACTACTGTCCTAACGAAACTATCGATGGTATTGCTATCGATGAAGAGCCAGATTTTGGCGATAAAATCGTTGTTGCCGATCTCTCTTCCACCATTCTTTCTCGCCCAATTGATGTTAGCCGCTATGGCGTGATTTATGCTGGCGCGCAAAAAAATATCGGCCCAGCGGGGATCACCGTGGTGATTGTACGTGAAGACTTACTGGGCAAAGCGCGTCAAGAACTGCCATCGATTCTCGATTACACCGTTTTGGCTGAAAACGATTCTATGTTCAATACACCACCGACCTTTGCATGGTATCTCTCAGGCATGGTATTTAAATGGCTGAAAGAGCAGGGCGGCTTGGTTGAGATGGAAAAACGAAATAAAGCCAAAGCCGATCTTCTCTATAGTGCTATCGATCGCAGTGATTTTTATCGTAACGGCGTTGCACTACAAAATCGTTCACGTATGAACGTACCGTTCCAGATGGCAAATCCTGCATTAGATCCGTTGTTCTTACAGGAAGCGAAAGCAATTGGCTTAGTTGCTTTGAAAGGCCACCGCGTGGCGGGTGGTATGAGAGCGTCTATTTATAATGCGATGTCGATTGACGGTGTTAAAGCACTCACCGACTTTATGGCTGATTTTGAACGCCGCCATGGCTAA
- the aroA gene encoding 3-phosphoshikimate 1-carboxyvinyltransferase yields MLDSLTLQPIAHFSGEINLPGSKSVSNRALLLSALASGTTCLHNLLDSDDVRHMLTALKQLGIHFQLSDGHTRCEITGNAGALKAHSALELFLGNAGTAMRPLAAALCLGDGDVILTGEPRMKERPIGHLVDALRQGGAQIDYLEQENYPPLRLRGGYTGGDIEVDGSVSSQFLTALLMMAPLAAQDTVISIKGDLVSKPYIDITLALMRSFGVSVENDNYQVFRIAGGQHYVSPGDYLVEGDASSASYFLAAAAIKGGTVRVTGIGKNSVQGDIRFADVLEKMGAKITWGDDFIECSRGELHGIDMDMNHIPDAAMTIATTALFADAPTTIRNIYNWRVKETDRLSAMATELRKVGAEVEEGNDFIRVVPPAHLKAAEIGTYNDHRMAMCFSLVALSDTPVTILDPKCTAKTFPDYFQQFARLSQ; encoded by the coding sequence ATGCTAGATTCCCTGACTTTACAACCTATTGCACATTTTTCCGGTGAGATAAATTTACCCGGTTCTAAGAGCGTGTCTAACCGTGCGTTACTGCTTTCGGCTTTGGCGAGTGGAACGACATGTTTACATAATTTGCTTGATAGCGATGATGTTCGCCATATGCTGACTGCGTTGAAACAGCTGGGCATTCATTTTCAATTATCCGACGGTCATACCCGCTGCGAAATTACCGGTAACGCGGGCGCTTTGAAAGCGCATAGTGCGCTTGAGCTATTTTTAGGTAACGCGGGAACGGCCATGCGCCCACTGGCGGCCGCGTTATGTTTGGGGGATGGGGATGTGATCCTCACCGGCGAACCGAGAATGAAAGAGCGTCCGATTGGGCATCTGGTTGATGCGTTGCGTCAAGGTGGAGCCCAGATCGACTATCTGGAACAAGAAAACTACCCGCCTCTGCGCCTGCGCGGTGGATATACCGGCGGTGATATTGAGGTTGATGGTTCGGTTTCCAGCCAGTTTTTGACTGCGTTATTGATGATGGCGCCGCTGGCGGCACAGGACACCGTTATCTCCATTAAAGGGGATTTGGTTTCAAAACCCTATATCGATATTACGTTGGCGTTGATGCGCAGCTTTGGCGTTAGCGTTGAGAACGATAATTATCAGGTCTTCCGTATTGCTGGTGGCCAACACTATGTTTCCCCTGGAGATTATCTGGTTGAAGGGGATGCTTCGTCTGCATCCTATTTCCTCGCCGCGGCTGCGATTAAAGGTGGCACGGTGCGTGTCACCGGAATTGGTAAAAACAGCGTGCAAGGGGATATTCGCTTCGCAGATGTGCTGGAAAAAATGGGGGCAAAAATCACCTGGGGTGATGATTTTATCGAATGCTCACGAGGTGAACTGCATGGTATTGATATGGATATGAATCATATTCCTGATGCGGCCATGACCATTGCCACCACTGCGCTATTTGCCGATGCGCCAACCACCATCCGTAACATCTATAACTGGCGTGTAAAAGAGACCGATCGCTTATCCGCGATGGCCACTGAGTTGCGCAAAGTGGGAGCCGAAGTGGAAGAGGGCAATGATTTTATCCGCGTAGTACCTCCTGCACATCTGAAAGCCGCTGAGATTGGTACCTATAACGATCATCGTATGGCGATGTGCTTCTCATTGGTCGCGCTGTCGGATACGCCGGTAACGATCCTCGATCCTAAGTGTACGGCAAAAACCTTCCCAGACTATTTCCAGCAGTTCGCTCGGTTAAGCCAGTAG